Proteins encoded by one window of Mercenaria mercenaria strain notata chromosome 4, MADL_Memer_1, whole genome shotgun sequence:
- the LOC123552215 gene encoding fibrinogen-like protein A isoform X3, which yields MAFQEIANEIYGNGTRTDGLYVVSPDGRCPFFVYCHMTNDGWTVIQRRIDGRVNFYRPWTDYVNGFGDLDGSHWLGLEKIHRLTGDGSQIYFDIENYDGSKEYAHYKVFTVHGAAAAYRMNVDAFGYKGSLKELLSYHDNRKFSTYDRDNDASTGNCCKDSLDGGGWWYNNCYKLGNMNGVFGKKELGGTGYYDGGHIQIKTVVIKVKSVNGVC from the exons ATGGCATTCCAAGAG ATTGCGAATGAAATATATGGGAACGGAACAAGAACGGATGGATTGTATGTCGTCTCACCTGACGGCAGATGTCCTTTCTTTGTGTATTGCCACATGACAAATGATGGATGGACTGTAATTCAG cGTCGAATAGATGGTAGGGTAAACTTTTATAGACCATGGACAGATTACGTCAATGGATTCGGTGATCTTGACGGTTCCCATTGGCTAGGTCTTGAGAAAATTCACCGTCTGACAGGAGACGGAAGTCAGATTTACTTTGATATAGAAAACTATGACGGTTCAAAAGAGTATGCTCATTACAAAGTGTTTACCGTCCACGGAGCAGCGGCTGCTTACAGAATGAATGTTGATGCCTTTGGTTATAAAGGATCATTGAAAGAGCTTCTTAGTTACCATGACAACCGGAAGTTTTCTACATATGATAGGGACAATGATGCTTCCACCGGCAACTGTTGCAAGGACAGCCTAGACGGTGGGGGATGGTGGTATAATAATTGTTATAAGCTGGGAAACATGAACGGAGTTTTCGGGAAGAAGGAATTGGGAGGAACTGGATACTACGACGGAGGTCATATACAGATAAAGACCGTTGTCATAAAGGTGAAATCAGTTAACGGAGTTTGCTGA